One genomic region from Anopheles bellator chromosome 2, idAnoBellAS_SP24_06.2, whole genome shotgun sequence encodes:
- the LOC131208887 gene encoding intron Large complex component GCFC2 isoform X1, protein MSLFRKPKKPIQRRVFSGYEDEDEENNSASRSEPPNGNANAVRSSSMECEEGPAVPLMPPSAAGVPAERKRKEHRTERSVDLKQASSKSNLPTTGTTKHSLLSFDDEEEGEVFQVKKSSHSKKVMKSLDKERRRKKHLERSNGTVLSSSSSSSSAAAPASALEGPGNTLRSRFPSSSPPSALSYDNGSNDKIKREKCDNSSSNIQTEIRTDDFVLVVKKSDPENMILNGRAALCAGRDDMSSEDETCGGVVDDNTKAGDRHQHHHRFAKPQDNFKMCLENGVIPDAAMIHAARKRRQKAREQGAGEFIPVEEPKEDKSKKRTVQEDGEGDGSDEDDDRIDMSAITGAKEREERREQFYAVQREDSDAEDSDIETKEWENQQIRKGVTGAQLVSAQQESVISQYLMQSSNSGGSGIGHFSQTFQNKSLRGADSDGDISAGLRALSTAELLEQAYATTKAGLAKRLGDGKKVKSGPNRLVVSGAGIAPKSVDSKPTGPRMPKQILAQVTERYRTTVELNRKHEDDIEHITQEIKLLQMDHLACEQKAPAAAAKYRFYQEFRCYVADLVECLNEKIPLVTALEQRALQLMGKYSVMLIERRRQDVRDQAKEMADASKNAKRTADDPERIRRAAEREGRRTRRRRDREKNETSDSHYDGMSSDDEIPDMEAARYRSALQSVELEAREVFADASEEYGEIGGILGKFEDWREHDMAAYRDAYVSLCLPKIIGPLIRLQHITWNPLVVSSAAGSGASGGEFDQEEWYRTVALFGHVADTEAELADDPDVRLLPVIVEKIFLPKLTALVEQYWDPLSTTQTLRLVRLLKRLVRDYPSLRITCKPLRALFQAIFDKLKQSVDNDVFIPIFPKQAQEAKSSFFQRQFCSGLKLFRNITSWQGILADTALKDLAIGSLLNRYLLNGMRVCTAPDAIGKASTIVYTLPRVWLSTGSSVVQSMDQFVSMLRHLESQLEPNAAINGELIERIHKILSSLHVVSA, encoded by the exons ATGTCGCTCTTCCGAAAGCCAAAAAAACCTATTCAGCGTCGCGTTTTCAGTGGTTACGAGGACGAGGATGAAGAAAACAACTCGGCGAGCCGCAGCGAGCCCCCAAATGGGAATGCCAATGCGGTCCGCAGCAGTTCGATGGAATGCGAAGAAGGTCCTGCGGTCCCGTTGATGCCACCAAGCGCAGCAGGAGTGCCCGCGGAGCGCAAACGAAAAGAGCACCGCACGGAACGGAGTGTTGACCTTAAGCAGGCATCCTCGAAGTCGAACCTaccgaccaccggcaccacgaAACACTCTTTACTTAGTTTCGACGACGAAG AGGAAGGCGAAGTTTTCCAAGTCAAGAAGTCGTCCCATAGCAAGAAGGTGATGAAGTCGTTGGACAAAGAAAGGCGCAGAAAGAAGCATCTCGAACGGAGCAACGGAACTGTactgtcatcgtcgtcgtcgtcgtcgtcagcagcagcgccggccAGTGCGTTGGAGGGTCCCGGGAACACCTTGCGGTCCCgttttccttcctcttctCCTCCCTCCGCCTTGTCGTACGACAATGGCAGTAATGATaagataaaaagagaaaagtgTGACAATTCTAGCTCTAATATCCAAACAGAAATACGCACAGACGACTTTGTG CTGGTGGTTAAGAAATCGGATCCCGAGAATATGATTCTGAACGGACGGGCGGCACTGTGTGCCGGTCGTGACGATATGTCTTCCGAGGACGAAACGTGCGGTGGCGTGGTGGACGATAACACGAAAGCTGGAGAtcgccatcagcatcaccatcgATTCGCTAAGCCACAGGACAATTTCAAAATGTGTCTCGAAAACGGAGTAATACCGGACGCCGCTATGATTCATGCAGCGCGCAAGCGGCGGCAGAAGGCACGCGAACAAGG TGCAGGTGAATTCATACCGGTGGAGGAACCGAAGGAGGACAAGAGCAAGAAGCGCACCGTACAGGAAGACGGTGAAGGCGATGGGTCGGACGAGGATGACGACCGTATCGATATGTCGGCAATAACCGGTGCCAAAGAGCGCGAGGAACGGCGCGAGCAGTTCTATGCGGTGCAGCGAGAAG ACTCCGACGCGGAAGATTCCGATATCGAAACGAAGGAGTGGGAAAATCAACAGATTCGCAAAGGTGTCACCGGGGCACAGCTCGTGTCTGCCCAACAGGAGTCCGTCATCTCGCAGTACTTGATGCAAAGCAGCAACAGTGGCGGTAGCGGCATTGGCCACTTTAGCCAAAcctttcaaaataaatcattgcgCGGTGCTGATAGTGACGGAGACATATCGGCCGGGCTTCGCGCCCTCTCGACGGCCGAACTGCTGGAACAAGCTTACGCTACCACTAAAGCGGGCTTGGCTAAACGGTTGGGTGATGGTAAGAAAGTCAAAAGCGGCCCCAATAGACTGGTGGTCAGTGGTGCTGGTATTGCTCCGAAAAGCGTCGATTCGAAACCGACCGGTCCCCGGATGCCAAAACAAATTTTGGCGCAGGTAACCGAACGCTATCGCACGACAGTGGAACTGAACCGGAAGCATGAGGACGATATAGAGCACATCACGCAAGAGATCAAACTACTGCAGATGGATCACCTGGCGTGCGAACAGAaagcaccggcagcggctgccAAGTACCGGTTCTACCAGGAGTTTCGCTGCTATGTAGCCGATCTGGTGGAGTGTCTTAACGAAAAAATACCCCTGGTAACGGCACTTGAGCAGCGGGCCCTGCAGCTCATGGGAAAGTATTCGGTGATGCTAATCGAACGTCGCCGGCAGGATGTGCGCGATCAGGCGAAGGAAATGGCCGATGCAAGTA AAAATGCGAAGCGAACGGCGGATGACCCGGAACGCATTCGAAGGGCCGCCGAACGGGAAGGGCGTCGAACGCGTCGAAGGCGCGACCGCGAGAAGAACGAAACTTCCGACAGCCACTACGACGGGATGTCGAGCGACGACGAAATTCCGGACATGGAAGCGGCCCGCTACCGGTCCGCCCTGCAGTCGGTGGAGCTCGAGGCGCGCGAAGTTTTCGCCGACGCGTCCGAAGAGTACGGTGAAATCGGTGGCATTTTGGGAAAGTTCGAAGACTGGCGCGAGCACGATATGGCAGCGTATCGCGATGCGTACGTAAGTTTGTGCCTGCCGAAGATTATCGGTCCACTGATTCGCCTGCAGCACATCACCTGGAACCCGCTGGTGGTGAGCAGTGCCGCCGGGTCCGGTGCTAGTGGTGGCGAGTTCGATCAAGAAGAGTGGTACCGCACGGTGGCCCTTTTCGGGCACGTGGCCGACACGGAGGCTGAGCTGGCAGACGATCCCGACGTGCGGTTGCTGCCTGTGATTGTGGAGAAAATTTTCCTACCCAAACTGACGGCCCTGGTCGAGCAGTACTGGGACCCACTGTCGACGACACAAACGCTGCGGTTAGTGCGCCTGCTGAAGCGGCTCGTGCGTGACTATCCCTCCTTACGCATCACCTGCAAGCCACTACGGGCCCTCTTCCAAGCCATTTTCGACAAACTCAAACAGTCCGTCGACAATGACGTATTTATACCGATCTTCCCCAAGCA AGCCCAAGAAGCCAAATCGTCCTTCTTCCAACGACAGTTCTGCAGCGGGCTGAAGCTGTTTCGCAACATCACCAGCTGGCAGGGTATACTGGCGGATACGGCCCTGAAGGATCTCGCGATCGGTTCTCTGCTGAACCGGTACCTGTTAAATGGGATGCGCGTCTGCACAGCACCGGACGCCATCGGAAAAGCCTCCACGATCGTGTATACACTGCCGCGCGTGTGGCTCAGTACGGGCTCATCGGTGGTGCAAAGTATGGACCAGTTCGTCAGCATGCTACGGCACCTAGAGTCGCAACTCGAACCTAACGCTGCCATCAATGG GGAGCTCATTGAACGAATTCACAAAATATTGAGCAGTTTGCACGTGGTTTCAGCGTAA
- the LOC131208887 gene encoding intron Large complex component GCFC2 isoform X2, whose amino-acid sequence MKSLDKERRRKKHLERSNGTVLSSSSSSSSAAAPASALEGPGNTLRSRFPSSSPPSALSYDNGSNDKIKREKCDNSSSNIQTEIRTDDFVLVVKKSDPENMILNGRAALCAGRDDMSSEDETCGGVVDDNTKAGDRHQHHHRFAKPQDNFKMCLENGVIPDAAMIHAARKRRQKAREQGEFIPVEEPKEDKSKKRTVQEDGEGDGSDEDDDRIDMSAITGAKEREERREQFYAVQREDSDAEDSDIETKEWENQQIRKGVTGAQLVSAQQESVISQYLMQSSNSGGSGIGHFSQTFQNKSLRGADSDGDISAGLRALSTAELLEQAYATTKAGLAKRLGDGKKVKSGPNRLVVSGAGIAPKSVDSKPTGPRMPKQILAQVTERYRTTVELNRKHEDDIEHITQEIKLLQMDHLACEQKAPAAAAKYRFYQEFRCYVADLVECLNEKIPLVTALEQRALQLMGKYSVMLIERRRQDVRDQAKEMADASKNAKRTADDPERIRRAAEREGRRTRRRRDREKNETSDSHYDGMSSDDEIPDMEAARYRSALQSVELEAREVFADASEEYGEIGGILGKFEDWREHDMAAYRDAYVSLCLPKIIGPLIRLQHITWNPLVVSSAAGSGASGGEFDQEEWYRTVALFGHVADTEAELADDPDVRLLPVIVEKIFLPKLTALVEQYWDPLSTTQTLRLVRLLKRLVRDYPSLRITCKPLRALFQAIFDKLKQSVDNDVFIPIFPKQAQEAKSSFFQRQFCSGLKLFRNITSWQGILADTALKDLAIGSLLNRYLLNGMRVCTAPDAIGKASTIVYTLPRVWLSTGSSVVQSMDQFVSMLRHLESQLEPNAAINGELIERIHKILSSLHVVSA is encoded by the exons ATGAAGTCGTTGGACAAAGAAAGGCGCAGAAAGAAGCATCTCGAACGGAGCAACGGAACTGTactgtcatcgtcgtcgtcgtcgtcgtcagcagcagcgccggccAGTGCGTTGGAGGGTCCCGGGAACACCTTGCGGTCCCgttttccttcctcttctCCTCCCTCCGCCTTGTCGTACGACAATGGCAGTAATGATaagataaaaagagaaaagtgTGACAATTCTAGCTCTAATATCCAAACAGAAATACGCACAGACGACTTTGTG CTGGTGGTTAAGAAATCGGATCCCGAGAATATGATTCTGAACGGACGGGCGGCACTGTGTGCCGGTCGTGACGATATGTCTTCCGAGGACGAAACGTGCGGTGGCGTGGTGGACGATAACACGAAAGCTGGAGAtcgccatcagcatcaccatcgATTCGCTAAGCCACAGGACAATTTCAAAATGTGTCTCGAAAACGGAGTAATACCGGACGCCGCTATGATTCATGCAGCGCGCAAGCGGCGGCAGAAGGCACGCGAACAAG GTGAATTCATACCGGTGGAGGAACCGAAGGAGGACAAGAGCAAGAAGCGCACCGTACAGGAAGACGGTGAAGGCGATGGGTCGGACGAGGATGACGACCGTATCGATATGTCGGCAATAACCGGTGCCAAAGAGCGCGAGGAACGGCGCGAGCAGTTCTATGCGGTGCAGCGAGAAG ACTCCGACGCGGAAGATTCCGATATCGAAACGAAGGAGTGGGAAAATCAACAGATTCGCAAAGGTGTCACCGGGGCACAGCTCGTGTCTGCCCAACAGGAGTCCGTCATCTCGCAGTACTTGATGCAAAGCAGCAACAGTGGCGGTAGCGGCATTGGCCACTTTAGCCAAAcctttcaaaataaatcattgcgCGGTGCTGATAGTGACGGAGACATATCGGCCGGGCTTCGCGCCCTCTCGACGGCCGAACTGCTGGAACAAGCTTACGCTACCACTAAAGCGGGCTTGGCTAAACGGTTGGGTGATGGTAAGAAAGTCAAAAGCGGCCCCAATAGACTGGTGGTCAGTGGTGCTGGTATTGCTCCGAAAAGCGTCGATTCGAAACCGACCGGTCCCCGGATGCCAAAACAAATTTTGGCGCAGGTAACCGAACGCTATCGCACGACAGTGGAACTGAACCGGAAGCATGAGGACGATATAGAGCACATCACGCAAGAGATCAAACTACTGCAGATGGATCACCTGGCGTGCGAACAGAaagcaccggcagcggctgccAAGTACCGGTTCTACCAGGAGTTTCGCTGCTATGTAGCCGATCTGGTGGAGTGTCTTAACGAAAAAATACCCCTGGTAACGGCACTTGAGCAGCGGGCCCTGCAGCTCATGGGAAAGTATTCGGTGATGCTAATCGAACGTCGCCGGCAGGATGTGCGCGATCAGGCGAAGGAAATGGCCGATGCAAGTA AAAATGCGAAGCGAACGGCGGATGACCCGGAACGCATTCGAAGGGCCGCCGAACGGGAAGGGCGTCGAACGCGTCGAAGGCGCGACCGCGAGAAGAACGAAACTTCCGACAGCCACTACGACGGGATGTCGAGCGACGACGAAATTCCGGACATGGAAGCGGCCCGCTACCGGTCCGCCCTGCAGTCGGTGGAGCTCGAGGCGCGCGAAGTTTTCGCCGACGCGTCCGAAGAGTACGGTGAAATCGGTGGCATTTTGGGAAAGTTCGAAGACTGGCGCGAGCACGATATGGCAGCGTATCGCGATGCGTACGTAAGTTTGTGCCTGCCGAAGATTATCGGTCCACTGATTCGCCTGCAGCACATCACCTGGAACCCGCTGGTGGTGAGCAGTGCCGCCGGGTCCGGTGCTAGTGGTGGCGAGTTCGATCAAGAAGAGTGGTACCGCACGGTGGCCCTTTTCGGGCACGTGGCCGACACGGAGGCTGAGCTGGCAGACGATCCCGACGTGCGGTTGCTGCCTGTGATTGTGGAGAAAATTTTCCTACCCAAACTGACGGCCCTGGTCGAGCAGTACTGGGACCCACTGTCGACGACACAAACGCTGCGGTTAGTGCGCCTGCTGAAGCGGCTCGTGCGTGACTATCCCTCCTTACGCATCACCTGCAAGCCACTACGGGCCCTCTTCCAAGCCATTTTCGACAAACTCAAACAGTCCGTCGACAATGACGTATTTATACCGATCTTCCCCAAGCA AGCCCAAGAAGCCAAATCGTCCTTCTTCCAACGACAGTTCTGCAGCGGGCTGAAGCTGTTTCGCAACATCACCAGCTGGCAGGGTATACTGGCGGATACGGCCCTGAAGGATCTCGCGATCGGTTCTCTGCTGAACCGGTACCTGTTAAATGGGATGCGCGTCTGCACAGCACCGGACGCCATCGGAAAAGCCTCCACGATCGTGTATACACTGCCGCGCGTGTGGCTCAGTACGGGCTCATCGGTGGTGCAAAGTATGGACCAGTTCGTCAGCATGCTACGGCACCTAGAGTCGCAACTCGAACCTAACGCTGCCATCAATGG GGAGCTCATTGAACGAATTCACAAAATATTGAGCAGTTTGCACGTGGTTTCAGCGTAA
- the LOC131208887 gene encoding intron Large complex component GCFC2 isoform X3 codes for MPTVGQNALKLVVKKSDPENMILNGRAALCAGRDDMSSEDETCGGVVDDNTKAGDRHQHHHRFAKPQDNFKMCLENGVIPDAAMIHAARKRRQKAREQGEFIPVEEPKEDKSKKRTVQEDGEGDGSDEDDDRIDMSAITGAKEREERREQFYAVQREDSDAEDSDIETKEWENQQIRKGVTGAQLVSAQQESVISQYLMQSSNSGGSGIGHFSQTFQNKSLRGADSDGDISAGLRALSTAELLEQAYATTKAGLAKRLGDGKKVKSGPNRLVVSGAGIAPKSVDSKPTGPRMPKQILAQVTERYRTTVELNRKHEDDIEHITQEIKLLQMDHLACEQKAPAAAAKYRFYQEFRCYVADLVECLNEKIPLVTALEQRALQLMGKYSVMLIERRRQDVRDQAKEMADASKNAKRTADDPERIRRAAEREGRRTRRRRDREKNETSDSHYDGMSSDDEIPDMEAARYRSALQSVELEAREVFADASEEYGEIGGILGKFEDWREHDMAAYRDAYVSLCLPKIIGPLIRLQHITWNPLVVSSAAGSGASGGEFDQEEWYRTVALFGHVADTEAELADDPDVRLLPVIVEKIFLPKLTALVEQYWDPLSTTQTLRLVRLLKRLVRDYPSLRITCKPLRALFQAIFDKLKQSVDNDVFIPIFPKQAQEAKSSFFQRQFCSGLKLFRNITSWQGILADTALKDLAIGSLLNRYLLNGMRVCTAPDAIGKASTIVYTLPRVWLSTGSSVVQSMDQFVSMLRHLESQLEPNAAINGELIERIHKILSSLHVVSA; via the exons ATGCCGACGGTTGGGCAAAACGCACTGAAGCTGGTGGTTAAGAAATCGGATCCCGAGAATATGATTCTGAACGGACGGGCGGCACTGTGTGCCGGTCGTGACGATATGTCTTCCGAGGACGAAACGTGCGGTGGCGTGGTGGACGATAACACGAAAGCTGGAGAtcgccatcagcatcaccatcgATTCGCTAAGCCACAGGACAATTTCAAAATGTGTCTCGAAAACGGAGTAATACCGGACGCCGCTATGATTCATGCAGCGCGCAAGCGGCGGCAGAAGGCACGCGAACAAG GTGAATTCATACCGGTGGAGGAACCGAAGGAGGACAAGAGCAAGAAGCGCACCGTACAGGAAGACGGTGAAGGCGATGGGTCGGACGAGGATGACGACCGTATCGATATGTCGGCAATAACCGGTGCCAAAGAGCGCGAGGAACGGCGCGAGCAGTTCTATGCGGTGCAGCGAGAAG ACTCCGACGCGGAAGATTCCGATATCGAAACGAAGGAGTGGGAAAATCAACAGATTCGCAAAGGTGTCACCGGGGCACAGCTCGTGTCTGCCCAACAGGAGTCCGTCATCTCGCAGTACTTGATGCAAAGCAGCAACAGTGGCGGTAGCGGCATTGGCCACTTTAGCCAAAcctttcaaaataaatcattgcgCGGTGCTGATAGTGACGGAGACATATCGGCCGGGCTTCGCGCCCTCTCGACGGCCGAACTGCTGGAACAAGCTTACGCTACCACTAAAGCGGGCTTGGCTAAACGGTTGGGTGATGGTAAGAAAGTCAAAAGCGGCCCCAATAGACTGGTGGTCAGTGGTGCTGGTATTGCTCCGAAAAGCGTCGATTCGAAACCGACCGGTCCCCGGATGCCAAAACAAATTTTGGCGCAGGTAACCGAACGCTATCGCACGACAGTGGAACTGAACCGGAAGCATGAGGACGATATAGAGCACATCACGCAAGAGATCAAACTACTGCAGATGGATCACCTGGCGTGCGAACAGAaagcaccggcagcggctgccAAGTACCGGTTCTACCAGGAGTTTCGCTGCTATGTAGCCGATCTGGTGGAGTGTCTTAACGAAAAAATACCCCTGGTAACGGCACTTGAGCAGCGGGCCCTGCAGCTCATGGGAAAGTATTCGGTGATGCTAATCGAACGTCGCCGGCAGGATGTGCGCGATCAGGCGAAGGAAATGGCCGATGCAAGTA AAAATGCGAAGCGAACGGCGGATGACCCGGAACGCATTCGAAGGGCCGCCGAACGGGAAGGGCGTCGAACGCGTCGAAGGCGCGACCGCGAGAAGAACGAAACTTCCGACAGCCACTACGACGGGATGTCGAGCGACGACGAAATTCCGGACATGGAAGCGGCCCGCTACCGGTCCGCCCTGCAGTCGGTGGAGCTCGAGGCGCGCGAAGTTTTCGCCGACGCGTCCGAAGAGTACGGTGAAATCGGTGGCATTTTGGGAAAGTTCGAAGACTGGCGCGAGCACGATATGGCAGCGTATCGCGATGCGTACGTAAGTTTGTGCCTGCCGAAGATTATCGGTCCACTGATTCGCCTGCAGCACATCACCTGGAACCCGCTGGTGGTGAGCAGTGCCGCCGGGTCCGGTGCTAGTGGTGGCGAGTTCGATCAAGAAGAGTGGTACCGCACGGTGGCCCTTTTCGGGCACGTGGCCGACACGGAGGCTGAGCTGGCAGACGATCCCGACGTGCGGTTGCTGCCTGTGATTGTGGAGAAAATTTTCCTACCCAAACTGACGGCCCTGGTCGAGCAGTACTGGGACCCACTGTCGACGACACAAACGCTGCGGTTAGTGCGCCTGCTGAAGCGGCTCGTGCGTGACTATCCCTCCTTACGCATCACCTGCAAGCCACTACGGGCCCTCTTCCAAGCCATTTTCGACAAACTCAAACAGTCCGTCGACAATGACGTATTTATACCGATCTTCCCCAAGCA AGCCCAAGAAGCCAAATCGTCCTTCTTCCAACGACAGTTCTGCAGCGGGCTGAAGCTGTTTCGCAACATCACCAGCTGGCAGGGTATACTGGCGGATACGGCCCTGAAGGATCTCGCGATCGGTTCTCTGCTGAACCGGTACCTGTTAAATGGGATGCGCGTCTGCACAGCACCGGACGCCATCGGAAAAGCCTCCACGATCGTGTATACACTGCCGCGCGTGTGGCTCAGTACGGGCTCATCGGTGGTGCAAAGTATGGACCAGTTCGTCAGCATGCTACGGCACCTAGAGTCGCAACTCGAACCTAACGCTGCCATCAATGG GGAGCTCATTGAACGAATTCACAAAATATTGAGCAGTTTGCACGTGGTTTCAGCGTAA